The following nucleotide sequence is from Vicinamibacteria bacterium.
TTGCATACTCCTGCGGCTGCGACTAGGAGTGTTACGCAGCTTCGTTGGAGCTAGGAAGTGGGCGACCGATCCTCCGGGAGTCGTTGTGCCCGCGGCTCGAACCGAAAAGCGGCCATTTGTAGAAATGGCCATGACGGCTGGAGTTCCACCGTCCGCCCCGTTCGACCCAACGAGCGTTTCCGTCCGCGCAGTGGAGTCCGGCTCGTGTAATGATGCCGCAGGCTTCAGAGCTCGCTTCATGGGCGTCGTCCTCTCGCGGACGCAATCGACTTATTCCTGTGGTGCACGAGTGCTCAGCAGGTCCTCACCTCCGGCGCTTCGGTCGGCCGCCGCTTGGCGCTCGATCTCCCGATCGGCGGCGACATCCATTTCGTCGACATCCTCTCCAGAGGAAGGTCTCGATCGTCGTCGGTGCACCGGTGTCTCGATGGCAACCGTCCGCACCCGAAAGATGGGCTCCGGCATTTCAATCCCGGCATCGTCCAGTGCGGTCTTGACGGCGACCAACGCGGCACTTCGAACCTTGAGAAAGTCGTGGGCCGTCTGATCCACCCAGCCGAAGAATCGGACCAGAACGTTGGAGTCGCCCAGTGTCTCGACGACGGCCCAAGGCTCCGGCTCGTCCATCACGCTCTCGAGCCGGGTCAAGCCCTCGATGCCGAGGCGCCGGGCGGTCCCAATCTCGTCCTCTGTTCCGACGCCGACTGCGAAGTCGAAGCGACGGAGCGGGTTTTTCGTGTAGTTCAAGATGGTCGATTTGAATACGGCGGCGTTCGGGATTCGCAAGTGGTTGCCGTCCATAGTCAGCAGAATCGTAGCGCGGGAGGTGAGTCGGACGACCTTGCCATCCTGTCCATCGACGACGATGTGGTCGTTGGGCGCGAACGGCTGTCGCACGCTGAGTAGGATACTGGCGATGTAATTCTCGACGATGTCTTTGAACGCGAAGCCGATGGCGAGCCCTGCCACCCCCGCCGTTCCGAGAACGGCTCCCACAAGGGCGGTGGCATCCAGCAGCTCGAGGGCCAGAATGATCCCGAGCAGCAGAATAGCGATGCGAATCAGCTGGCGGGAAATGTCCGCGAGAAAGGGATTAGAAGACAGGCGGCGGTCAATCCAAGAGCGGGTGGCGGCTAGGCGGGAGAGCCAGACAAACAGCAATACAATCCCGACAGCCACCACAAGCACCGGAAGCCAAGCGACAAAGTCGAAAACGCGCCGTGTCAGCCGCTCCCCCGCCGGAGCGAATCGACTCTCCAGATCCGTGGCGATGGCGACCTGATTGCGCACCAGGAGCACTCCGTCGATGCGCTCCGCCAATGCCGCGGCATCCTCGGCGGCCGCCGATGAGAAAACTTCACCGTCGAGCGTCACGACACCTCGGGCAACGCTTGCGTCGATCGCATTCCAGGCTTCGATCTCCGCGTAGATGGCATTGAGGCGTTCGGCGATCGAAGCGTCCGTGACCTCCCAATCGGCGGGGAGCCGAGCATCCGGTTCGTTCTGCATCGCGTGGAGAGGAGGGCCCGAGACCAGGAGGACGAGCCAGCAGCTCGCTATCGTCAGCGAAACGTCGGAACGAGAGCTGCAGAGAATCCGCTCGAATCGAGAGTTATCCATTGGGTTTACCGGCTCCTTCCGAGACGCCCTTGCCAAAACATCTTCCATCGCAGGGAGTGTAAAAGAAACGAATCAACGCCTGCCTTCGAGATGCCCGCAGCTTCGAATCCATCGTGTAGCTCTGCTTCCGGAGAGAACACCATGGATCATCCCGACGAAACCGTCACGACGCGGCACGGCGAGCAGTTACGCTCGACCTGTCGCTTCACCGGATCGAGACAGCGGAGAATGGCGTCGCGCGCGAGCGGCTGCGGATGATGGGCCGTAGGAACAATCGCTGGAAGCCGGTCATCCCGTCGTTGCGCGACCGCGTAATCGAGATGAGAGACACGGCGCGCCCGTCCTCGCGGTCGTCGTCGATGAGAAAGCGCAGCGTTGCCCTCGGTCTGATACGCGCGAACCAGCGCGAAGATCAATCGCTTGGCTGGGCGAGCGCAGTCGCGCCAAACTCGACCCCGAGACGGCGCAGCGCGGCCTTGCCGCGCAGCGTCAAGTCGGTGATGAATTGAAACTGGTAACGGCCGTCGAACGGGTATGCCTTGAGTCGGTAGTGCGTGCCCCACGGCTTTTCCGCGGCCACGACGAGTACGGGCTTGTCAACATGCAGGTAGGGGCTGACGAGCGCGACATCGTACAACTTTTGCTGAACCTCCCGACCAACGTGATCGGGATGCAGGTAGAAGTCGGCCACACACATCAATTCTCGGTGCCCGCTATTGTTGTTGTAGATGGCAGTCGTCCAAATCTTGCCATGCGGAACGGCGACCATGGTGTCGTCCGGCGTGAGGATCTGGACGGTGCGCAAGTCGAGCGAACGAACTTCGCCGTAGGCGCCCTCGATCTGGACCCAGTCGCCGGTGCGATAGGGCCTTTCATACAAAGCGACCACGCCGGCAATCAGGCTGCCCGCGTAGTCTTTGAACGCGAAGCCGAGCGCCACGGCCAGAGCCCCGAAGATGGCGAGCAGGTTTTCTGGGGTCGGGTGAATGAACAGGGGAACGACGTAGGTGAGCACGAATAGCAATACGAGGAAGCGCAGGATTGGCTCCCAGG
It contains:
- a CDS encoding mechanosensitive ion channel family protein produces the protein MDNSRFERILCSSRSDVSLTIASCWLVLLVSGPPLHAMQNEPDARLPADWEVTDASIAERLNAIYAEIEAWNAIDASVARGVVTLDGEVFSSAAAEDAAALAERIDGVLLVRNQVAIATDLESRFAPAGERLTRRVFDFVAWLPVLVVAVGIVLLFVWLSRLAATRSWIDRRLSSNPFLADISRQLIRIAILLLGIILALELLDATALVGAVLGTAGVAGLAIGFAFKDIVENYIASILLSVRQPFAPNDHIVVDGQDGKVVRLTSRATILLTMDGNHLRIPNAAVFKSTILNYTKNPLRRFDFAVGVGTEDEIGTARRLGIEGLTRLESVMDEPEPWAVVETLGDSNVLVRFFGWVDQTAHDFLKVRSAALVAVKTALDDAGIEMPEPIFRVRTVAIETPVHRRRSRPSSGEDVDEMDVAADREIERQAAADRSAGGEDLLSTRAPQE
- a CDS encoding mechanosensitive ion channel domain-containing protein; its protein translation is MQVANVADEATRILREWSEIRLFEAAVVLAAGFVLSTAIKWTVPRFADRLPYRFRIWVLPWEPILRFLVLLFVLTYVVPLFIHPTPENLLAIFGALAVALGFAFKDYAGSLIAGVVALYERPYRTGDWVQIEGAYGEVRSLDLRTVQILTPDDTMVAVPHGKIWTTAIYNNNSGHRELMCVADFYLHPDHVGREVQQKLYDVALVSPYLHVDKPVLVVAAEKPWGTHYRLKAYPFDGRYQFQFITDLTLRGKAALRRLGVEFGATALAQPSD